The Primulina huaijiensis isolate GDHJ02 chromosome 18, ASM1229523v2, whole genome shotgun sequence DNA window CAGGCTGTTGAGGAGGATGTAGACTTTGACGATGAGGATGAGGTGATCGATCCCTCTGTAATTGAGAAATGGCCTTTCTTTCTCATATATTGTTGATGGTTGAATTCAATGTACAGTTCATTGAGAATTTTCGATGAATTGTCTGCATGCTAATGTTTTTGTGTTCTACGAACCTGATATATAGTTTGATGCGTAATACTTGTCCTTTGAACTCTAATCGCTGGTGCTTTCTTTACACAGCTTTCGGTTCTTGAACGGGACAGTGCATTTTTTTTAGCGCTGATAAGTTTTCAATTTTTGGTTGAGCACATCAtgatttcatatttttggaTATTTGTTGAGATTCTTACTATTTTTTGAGTTTTGTAATAGAAATCAATCAAAATAGGAGTTTATGTTGTGGACAGATTTTGTCTTGGTAGTGTTCTTGAAGCACTTCTGTGCTCGAGAACTCATTATATGTAAAAACTTGAAGGTTCCTAGTACTAGGAAGTTTTCTAAAGATGCATTGCTAAAACGGAGTCTTTGTTGGCATTTGAATACAACTTAGGATTTGTGAAATGGGTTCCATGCTGTTCGTTACTCAAGAGAAACATTTGTTCCTTCATATTCCGCCTACTGAATCCTTGCATTTTATGTCAAACCTATGACTCTCAGCTGTCTTGTTCTGCAATCAATTTTCTGATTATGCGTTGCATGGCCCAATTTTGTTGTTACTTTTGATGGGATTGAATTATGTATGTTATATATTCTGTTCTTTTCTGAAATGTGTATTTTCTTCATAGTTATGGTGTATCTGCAGGAAACAAGTGTTTATACTGTCTCCTTTTAGATTTGGTTTGCTTTTAATACGCTGATAATTTAGTGGCCGAGAGTGATTTGTGAACCATCTTGGATCTTGGGGTTCTGGTTTCTCTTAGTGGCAAGTTATTCTTACATACTCTTCTCTTCGGATATTCTTTAAtggcatatatatcataatttataCTTATCTTGCTGCGACgtcccatttttttttaaaaaaaccaggTCTACTAATTGGATGGAAATttcaagtattttttaaaaactaatataATTTAGTTTGACTACAGGAGGAAGATTTTGACAATGGTTACCTAGTTCAACCTGTTGGGCGTACTGAACCAGAAACAAGAGGTAGTGACATGGATCCTGGAGACGAGGATGAGGATCCTGAAGTCGAGGAAGATCTGGAGGACGAAGAAGAAGAGCTAGATGGGGAAATCCAAGAACTGCCGCCATCTTCATCCCAGAAAAGGAAACGAAatgacgacgacgacgacgacgacaACGATGATTGTGAAGATGAAGATGTGCTGCCATGCAGCAAATCGTCGAAGCACCATTAGCAGGAGCAATGATGGTCAAGTGAGGTTTTTTCTATGAAAATGTCAGACACTTGAAGTCATCTTGGTTTGCCTGTTGCCTTTTGCTCATATTTTGGAGGGAGTTTTGTGGTGGATGAGTGATATAATGTTTGAAAAGTGGTTATTTGTTGGGTTTCAATGCAGTAGCCGTTGCTGCTGGGGTTTAAATGTTAGTTATTTGGGGTGTTCAATCGGAGGGAAAATGGATTTTGGAGGAACTTGTTCTTcgaatttgttttattttgaaattggcTTGTAAAAAGACAAATCACGATACCGGGATCGACGTCGTTTTGCTAGAATGATGATTTGAATGAATTGCTTTGCTCCCACGTGCCTGCTTGAATGGTGTTGTGTCTGCTAACTTTTACTCAGTATAATAATAGTTTGTATCCTGGGTTGGTTTCGGCAGCTGCAGGTTCTTGATTTGGGCCCTTTGCAACTCGATATCGTTGGGCCTGAATTCACAATGGACGGCGCTGAGTCCGTCGATTTACTCTAACAGGCTCAAAAGAGTATTGTCGCCCTTTGGGTTATCATGACGTTGATGTGTaagataaacattttttttataaggtTTTATATTGTAAAAGTCTAGTCTTACTCAACTAGTTTTAATGGTCGATCATACTAAACAAATATTTCATTcttgttttaatattaataaatcgtagtacaaataaaattatcaaaaaaaaaaaaaattgaaccgGTCGATTATCACAAACACagattttctaaaattaatTGATGCTATCAAAACATATTTACATGGTTGTCCAATTTAGTATCTTACAATTGTAGATAAGGTTCATGAATTGCCCCTCTAAATACATTGTGAACCAATTAATCCTCCCATCTGATTTTCGAATGTTGCTCCTCCGCTTGTCTCCTGCAGTACCACCGCCTATAAACCACCGCCCCAATGCCACCAGAACCAAACCTCAAGCCATGGCCAAGCAAAGCAGTGAAGGAAGCGGCTCATCCCCTTTAGAAGCAGCGGCCATCGGCGGGGGATTAATCGCCACGCCTCTAATCGGTTGGTCTCTCTACACGCTGAAAACAACCGGCTGCGGGCTTCCCCCAGGCCCGGCGGGATCATTAGGTGCTCTAGAGGGAGTGAGCTACCTCGTGGTGGTGGGGATTGCGGCCTGGTCTTTGTACACCAAGTCGAAAACGGGTTCGGGCCTGCCAAATGGGCCATTCGGGTTGCTTGGAGCCGTGGAGGGCTTGTCTTACTTGTCGTTATTGGGCATTGTCGTCGTGTTTGGGTTGCAATTTCTTCAACAGGGATCCATACCTGGCCCGCTGCCTAGTGATCAATGCTTCGGTTGATTTTTatccaatatatatatagctgTACGTTATTTGTGATCCAGGCCTCAAAATGTGCTACTCTATTATTTATTTCGTTTCGTTTCGTTTACATATAAGTGTTTGATTAGCTCGATAATTTCATGTTTAAATAAGAGTTTAAAAATGAAAGATAATTCAACTCTAAAACGATCGGGTTTGAATACAAAAATTTGGAAAGTCGCCCCCAAAGATTAATGGGCAAGATTGATGGGGAATAATTATGATATACCAATCCTAATAACATTTAGATTGCCAAATTCACGGAATAACAATAAGGAAAATTAAGCAAAAAAACATTGGTCCGTAAGAGGATGATGAACCAACCCCTAGCCGAAATTAGAGGTGTTTTAAAATCACAAGATTTgagaattaagagagaaaacagATGAGCCCTTCTTTGTAAGAACAAAAAATATGGCAAAAAACGCAATGCCAGAGCTTCTCTCTCTCCTGTGAGACCCCTTCGATCTTCAGGTACATTTCTCCCTCTAAACTTGTTGCACAACATCGATTGATTTAAGGTTGTCTCATGGATATATGGAACCGACGTCCCCTCCGTGTTAAAATTTCATGCGTGATTGCTGCCAACAAGCACAATATTTCCCCTTTTTGTTCTCTTTGAGCCTTGTACGTACATGTTGCATGCATGATGCACCACTCAATCTTGGTGACAAAACAAGGGACTGTTATAGGATTGGAAATCTGGTTTTCTGATGATAGGCGATGATCAATCGTTAATTTCTGCCCTTCCATTCTTTCATTAattttgtgtatatatacatttatatatatttgaactGCTTTCATTCTGTATATTAGATTGTTGTAAAAGCTATTGCTGGCGACACCATACTTCCCCGCGTATGTATCGGCACAAATCCTTGCTGGAAGTTCATTCCATAAATGGCTTCATCTCCTGAACTTACTCCAACTGGATTTGCTAAAACTATTGAAGAATCTAATATACTTGCAAATTCCTCGAAAGAAGGGGTAGCTTCTCCTCCGTCTTCCTCCCCCCCGCAAGACCCACTCGAATCTCCTCCGCCAGCACCATCAGAACCTTCTCCTCCCGCCCCTCCAACCTCGCCAACCCCGGCACCACCAACTTCTTCTCCACCGCCTGCTGCCGCACCCCCACCACCAGAAGAATCTCCCTTAGCTCCACCCACTTCAACACCAGCGCCACCTCAATCCCCACCCCCGGATGATATTGCCTCACCACCGCCTCCGGCTAACTCTAGTCCGCCTCCATCCACCGCTCCCTCGCCCCCAGCTCCAACAAATGCCCCTCCCACGCCAAGTTCTCCTCCTGCACCCGTCTTTTCTCCACCTCCAGCACCACGGGCGGCTGCTTCACCAGCACCTCCATTCCCTTACTTGTCCCCCCCTCGCTCTCCAAATTCAGCCCCACCTAACAAATCATCAGGTTCCTCACCAGGTTCGTTATCAGGACCTGGTGATACGCCACCACCATCTGATTCGAATGCAAATACAACAATCATTGCTGGAATTGTCGTTGGAGGACTCGTGTTTCTTGCCCTCATCGCCGCGTGCCTGATATTTTCGAGGAGGAGGAAGAGGCCGTCATATTATATGGATCCTGCACGCCCGCCTAGAGGTCTGCAATCCCATTTATTCAAGTCCTCTGTTATCAGAAAGCATTAATGCTTGGCTTATTTCCAGTTTATTCTGTTAGTGGTAGTTGGTTTACTATTCCGCTATAGTTATTTCAATTAGCTTCAAAGATGCACTAACACACACAAATCTAGTTACATTTCTGCTGATATAAACTACAAAGAATTCGGTAATTTGGATGCAAACTCAATCATAGAATTCCCCTTCCATTCTAAAATTATCTCTGCTGTTGCATGCCAGCCCCATTGCTGTAGCTTCTGCAGCTCCAACATTGATCTGCAGGTAAAGAATCTGGTATGAGATCGAAGGGTACTCAAAATTTGTCATGACCATCCGTTTTATGATGTAATAcgtataaatattaattttattccaATAACGTATTTAAGCACTCTTGCTTAAATATCTTAATCTTCAATCGGAAAATTTGCAGTAGAAATAGAACTTTTggcaaaaaagataaaattttatcgTTGGAGAATGATGTAAAACCCCGTTTACTGGGCTAAGAATGTATTTTAACTCTGATTATTCGAGTTTTGTTGGTTAAAAAAAATCTCGCAGGAGGTGACCAATACTACAATGCTTCCACACAATGGAATAATCCACCAATGGACCAAACTACTAAACTTGCTCCCCCGCCTGGACTTGTGGGAACACCGGTTGCCGGATGGGGTGTACCACCGCCCCCACCGCCGGCAAACACGAGCAGTGATTTCAGCTCAGGTTACTCTGGGCAACATCCTACGCCTATGTATCAACCTCCATCATCGCCGCTTATGGGTGGCATTGGTTCGAAGAGTCAATTCACCTACGAGGAGCTAGCAGCCGCTACCGGTGGATTTTCTCAGGCAAATTTGTTAGGCCAAGGTGGATTCGGGTTCGTACATAAAGGTGTTTTAACCGATGGGACGGAGGTTGCGGTCAAGAGCCTTAAGTCCGGAAGTGGTCAAGGGGAGAGGGAATTCCAGGCTGAGGTTGAAATCATCAGTCGTGTGCATCATCGTCATCTTGTTTCTCTCGTTGGATATTGCATTGCTGAAGGACAGAGAATGCTTGTATACGAATTTGTTCCCAATAAGACCTTGGAATTCCACCTTTACGGTATGTTTGGATTTTGAAAGGGACTAGTTAACGTATGTATAATAATTTATGATACTCACATAGCCAACTGCATAACCATGATTCAGAATCTTGCATATGTGAAACAAAAAATTTGGTTACAGGAAAAGGCCAACCGGTGATGGATTGGGCGACTAGGCTTCGTATTGCAGTGGGATCAGCTAAAGGGCTCGCTTACCTGCACGAAGACTGTAAGAAAAAAGTTTAACTTTACAACCTTCCGGTTGAATCTTGGGGTGTGTCTGTATTCACGGGAAGGAAAATATGCTTATTTTCATATGCGTTTCAGGCCACCCTCGGATCATTCACCGTGATATCAAAGCAGCAAACATTCTTCTGGACTTAAAGTTCGAAGCCATGGTAATGAAAAATGTCCTCAAATGCCACGGACCAAGTacttatgaaatattttaactcGGTGTGTGCTATGGTTCTTTTCTTGTCCTGTGTTAGGTTGCCGATTTCGGTTTGGCCAAGCTCACTTCCGACAATTTTACTCATGTTTCTACCCGTGTCATGGGAACTTTCGGGTTAGTAGGCAAAAATTTCATTCATTTGTTCGTCAATTCATTACCTcatgaaaaagaagaaaatcggGGAAGTTCAAGGTTTTTTTTAGTAGCGATACCTTCATTTTCATCAAGATCATTCAATTAAGTTAAAAGAAGATCGCCTTTCTGGATATTCGTTCAGGTACTTGGCTCCCGAGTATGCATCAAGCGGCAAGCTCACAGAAAAATCCGACGTTTTCTCATTTGGAGTCATGCTTTTGGAGCTAATAACTGGCCGCAGACCTGTAGACCTAACCAACAGAACCTTGGAAGATAGCTTAGTAGACTGGGTTCGCTCTCAAATTAATCCTTGGAAATTTTTCTTGTACTTCTTCTATCCTTTTATTTACAAGAACTTGCGTGAAGTCAGGCTAGGCCTCTTCTATCCAAATCCTTGGAAGATGGAAACTATAAAGATCTAGTCGACCCTCACCTCGAAGACAACTACATTCCACATGAAATAGCACGCATGATCACCTGTGCAGCAGCCAGTATTCGCCATTCCGCAAGACGACGCCCCAAGATGAGCCAGGTAATAAACCCATCCATATCCCAGTAAGGGCAGACCCCGTGATTTTGTTTGGCCCGAAGGGAAAAAGAATGCTTTGATCCGTCACAACCAAGTCTTTACTTTTACTCACACATATAAAATCGGtgctatatatacatatattatcagaTCGTCCGTGCGTTGGAGGGTGAATCTTCGCTAGAAGACTTGAATGAAGGCGTGAAACCAGGCCAAAGTGCAGCATATAACCCGAACGGGAAGACGAGTACTTCAGCTTATGACACTGGTGCATACAATGCTGATATGATGAAATTCCGGAAAATGGTTATGTCGAGTCAGGAATTCAACAGCAGCGAGTACGGGGAGACGAGTGAGTATGGATTGAATCCATCTGCTTCATCCAGCAGTGATCACTCCAAAGAGATTGTAAAACCAAGCCATGACAAGTAAAAGCTACAGGGAAAAAATATGAATGCAGGATCAAGATTTTCTACGTTAACAGTCAtataatcaattttattttactcGCAGTTCAAGTTTATAACAATGACATTTATAATAattcttatttattattttgttctGTCACCCATACATGCTATANNNNNNNNNNNNNNNNNNNNNNNNNNNNNNNNNNNNNNNNNNNNNNNNNNNNNNNNNNNNNNNNNNNNNNNNNNNNNNNNNNNNNNNNNNNNNNNNNNNNNNNNNNNNNNNNNNNNNNNNNNNNNNNNNNNNNNNNNNNNNNNNNNNNNNNNNNNNNNNNNNNNNNNNNNNNNNNNNNNNNNNNNNNNNNNNNNNNNNNNNNNNNNNNNNNNNNNNNNNNNNNNNNNNNNNNNNNNNNNNNNNNNNNNNNNNNNNNNNNNNNNNNNNNNNNNNNNNNNNNNNNNNNNNNNNNNNNNNNNNNNNNNNNNNNNNNNNNNNNNNNNNNNNNNNNNNNNNNNNNNNNNNNNNNNNNNNNNNNNNNNNNNNNNNNNNNNNNNNNNNNNNNNNNNNNNNNNNNNNNNNNNNTATATATACATGCTATATATGTATTTACCAATACAAATGGAGAAAACAAAAGTTAGGATAAATTATTGTAACTTACATCAGTTGTATCACCCAACTATACAAGCCCGAAATTAACTGAAGTTTTCTTATCACACTCCATAACAccaaaaatcattaaatttctGGATGTTTGTGCAGTTCCAAGAAATACTCAAAAGATTATGCCGTATCACTgattaatctttttttatttttatttattataattaagaatatatatagatttaatatataaaacaaaaattgaatcaccgattaataaaatagaatatataatatataaaaataatattaaaaacgtATTCGGGGGGTATATCTGTAATGGCACAGTAACCCGCAGTCTTAAAACCCTTCTCGGCATTTGTGGAGTTACGATTCGTGAATACTGCTGCCGCTTTTCCGATCAGCGCGAAAAACCCTACCCCTCAGGCATCTATCCGAAGATGGGGGATTACGGCGACACCATGATGCGCGATCAAAACGCCGCCGTTCAGGGCCGTACCAAGGCTCAGAATCGCGCTAATGTTTTGCAACTCAAACTGGTACTATCTTCTTGGCTTGATGTCGttcattttcttataaattgggaTTTCAGGTGCTCTAATTTGATTTGGGCGGTTATGCTGATGGTACTAGATTTCATGTGAGTACGGTTGGTGTTAGCGAGTTTGAC harbors:
- the LOC140965190 gene encoding proline-rich receptor-like protein kinase PERK15, producing the protein MASSPELTPTGFAKTIEESNILANSSKEGVASPPSSSPPQDPLESPPPAPSEPSPPAPPTSPTPAPPTSSPPPAAAPPPPEESPLAPPTSTPAPPQSPPPDDIASPPPPANSSPPPSTAPSPPAPTNAPPTPSSPPAPVFSPPPAPRAAASPAPPFPYLSPPRSPNSAPPNKSSGSSPGSLSGPGDTPPPSDSNANTTIIAGIVVGGLVFLALIAACLIFSRRRKRPSYYMDPARPPRGGDQYYNASTQWNNPPMDQTTKLAPPPGLVGTPVAGWGVPPPPPPANTSSDFSSGYSGQHPTPMYQPPSSPLMGGIGSKSQFTYEELAAATGGFSQANLLGQGGFGFVHKGVLTDGTEVAVKSLKSGSGQGEREFQAEVEIISRVHHRHLVSLVGYCIAEGQRMLVYEFVPNKTLEFHLYGKGQPVMDWATRLRIAVGSAKGLAYLHEDCHPRIIHRDIKAANILLDLKFEAMVADFGLAKLTSDNFTHVSTRVMGTFGYLAPEYASSGKLTEKSDVFSFGVMLLELITGRRPVDLTNRTLEDSLVDWARPLLSKSLEDGNYKDLVDPHLEDNYIPHEIARMITCAAASIRHSARRRPKMSQIVRALEGESSLEDLNEGVKPGQSAAYNPNGKTSTSAYDTGAYNADMMKFRKMVMSSQEFNSSEYGETSEYGLNPSASSSSDHSKEIVKPSHDK
- the LOC140965193 gene encoding uncharacterized protein, whose protein sequence is MNCPSKYIVNQLILPSDFRMLLLRLSPAVPPPINHRPNATRTKPQAMAKQSSEGSGSSPLEAAAIGGGLIATPLIGWSLYTLKTTGCGLPPGPAGSLGALEGVSYLVVVGIAAWSLYTKSKTGSGLPNGPFGLLGAVEGLSYLSLLGIVVVFGLQFLQQGSIPGPLPSDQCFG